A genomic window from Vitis riparia cultivar Riparia Gloire de Montpellier isolate 1030 chromosome 16, EGFV_Vit.rip_1.0, whole genome shotgun sequence includes:
- the LOC117933406 gene encoding uncharacterized protein LOC117933406 encodes MVATNPGSIVELRHSSDGHFEQLFVAHSVSIQGFVMRCRPIIVIDSAHMSGPYIGALFSATTYDANDAMFPLAFGVMSSENYDDWSWFLQNLKKVVGDKEVVIILDRHPALLCSVPKVFGLANYYYRHLKENFSSFLSKHNTRRNKGKVNALQFLDSIAYARLEHDYNVSMFELQKYNDALAKWVEENEPEHWAMSKFPKQRWDKMTTNLAELFNAWLRNERHHSICTFLMEHMAKLGSMLVKHKEESNNWKGCIGPKIEEKVQQKIAKGEVYLVTPFMNGIFGISIRTTFLNVDIMKRTCTCRGWEMLGIPCEHATTVILSIGQNVVDFVQDWYKFPMQELIYSGSFSGIETHDMPMVANDGLVRSITGEVFLSLNPPHTKRPSSRPRKKRIESQFQDKRIVSCLRCHTSGHNRKTCKNPLS; translated from the coding sequence ATGGTTGCAACAAATCCAGGAAGCATTGTTGAGTTGCGGCATTCAAGTGATGGACATTTTGAGCAACTCTTTGTTGCTCATTCGGTATCTATCCAAGGGTTTGTAATGAGGTGTCGACCAATCATAGTTATTGACTCCGCCCATATGAGTGGGCCATATATAGGTGCGCTATTTTCAGCGACCACATACGATGCTAATGACGCCATGTTCCCCTTAGCCTTTGGCGTGATGAGCTCAGAAAATTATGACGATTGGTCTTGGTTTTTGCAAAATTTGAAGAAGGTTGTTGGAGATAAGGAAGTCGTTATTATCTTAGATAGACATCCTGCTCTCCTTTGTAGTGTTCCTAAAGTGTTTGGGCTTGCAAACTACTATTACCGTCACTTGAAGGAAAATTTCAGCTCTTTCTTGAGCAAACATAACACAAGAAGGAACAAAGGTAAAGTAAATGCACTCCAATTCCTTGATAGTATTGCCTATGCAAGGTTAGAGCACGATTACAATGTTTCCATGTTTGAACTACAGAAATACAATGACGCTTTGGCCAAatgggttgaagaaaatgaaccTGAACATTGGGCTATGTCCAAATTCCCAAAACAAAGATGGGATAAAATGACCACAAACCTTGCCGAGTTGTTTAATGCTTGGCTAAGGAATGAAAGACATCACTCCATTTGTACATTTCTAATGGAGCATATGGCTAAGTTAGGTTCTATGCTTGTCAAACATAAAGAGGAATCAAACAATTGGAAGGGATGCATAGGgccaaaaattgaagaaaaagtgCAACAAAAAATTGCCAAGGGTGAGGTGTATCTGGTCACTCCTTTCATGAATGGAATATTTGGGATTTCTATCAGAACCACCTTCTTGAATGTGGACATTATGAAGCGTACTTGCACATGTAGGGGTTGGGAAATGTTGGGCATCCCTTGTGAACATGCAACAACCGTTATTCTTTCCATTGGTCAGaatgttgttgattttgttCAAGATTGGTACAAATTCCCAATGCAAGAGCTGATTTACTCAGGCTCCTTCTCCGGTATAGAGACCCATGACATGCCAATGGTCGCTAATGATGGTTTGGTTCGATCTATCACTGGTGAagttttcctctctcttaacCCTCCCCATACCAAGCGGCCTTCCAGTAGACCAAGAAAGAAGCGCATTGAGTCCCAATTTCAAGATAAACGGATTGTCTCTTGCTTAAGATGTCATACTTCCGGGCACAACAGGAAAACATGCAAGAACCCTTTGTCTTAA